The DNA segment TTTGCCACTATTTCATATGCATAGTTATGTTCCAAGGATCCGCTGTTCCGGAACAGGGAGATACCTAAACGGGTGGGCCGGCACGTGGGGGATGAGTGGACAAGGGGCCCCACCCGTCCATGCGCGGGGCCCGCGCCCCAGGGATCCTCCTCGTCCCTCCCCATCCTATAAATCCGCCCCTCCCTCCTTCTCGCCACTTCCATCGCTCCGAGTCCCACAACGGCACCCATAAAAATCCCATTTTTAGACGAGGAGGACGACAAAGATCCGACCTTTCCTCcttccccctccccccctcccccttTCTACCTTCGATCCGATATCTCGCCCTCGGCAACCGGCCTTCTCGTTCCCGATCCGAGAGCGTTCCCGGCGCCGCGATGACGAAGCAGAATGTCGTGCCGGCGGAAGCCGTGGCGGCCATCACGGCCGCGGCCGCGGTGGCGAGCTCGTCCCCCCTGTACCCCTACCCGCCCCCGCGATCCTTCCAGAAGAAGTACCTCTCCCAGCTCGACTTCGCCGGCGGCAGGATCGGCACGTGGGTGGAGTCCATGAAGGCCTCCTCGCCCACCCACACCAAGGCGGTCGGCGCCATCGGAGTTCCCGTCGATGAGCAGTCCGCCGCGTGGATCGTGAGTGCTGTTCCCCATCGGTTCGTCTCATGGTTGCAGTTCGCTGGTTGCTAATTCTCTTTTCCTCCGAGTAGATGCGGCACCCCTCGGCTTTGACCAAGTTCGAGCAAATCATGAGCGCCTCCAAAGGGAAGCAGATCGTGATGTTCCTGGATTATGACGGCACGCTCTCACCCATCGTCGAAGACCCTGACTCCGCCTTCATGACCGACGCGGTGAACCCTtcgctcttctccttcctcctgttCCATTGTCCCCTGCTTAAAGATGACATCTCGATCGTTTCCCTGTTGCTATGGCGACGTTAGATGAGAGCGGCAGTGAGGAACGTGGCGAGATACTTCCCTACCGCGATCGTTACGGGGCGATGCCTGGAAAAGGTACATTTCCATCTCACCGCTCGGTTTCCTGGCTGTCCTCTGTTTTTTCCCTGACTCCGTGGTTCCAACGACGTCCTACAGGTCATTGACTTCGTGGGATTAACGGAGCTATACTACGCCGGTAGCCACGGCATGGACATCAAGGGCCCGGCGAAGCCCCGGCACACCAAGGCCAAGGTAGGCGCTCCTCCTACCTTGTCGCAAAATATCGAATACCATCAGACTCTTCCATCCTTTTCTTACAGAATTCCCCCCTTGGGCATGCTTATCTTTTCCTCTCATTTTGTGTGGTTCAGGCCAAATCGGTTCTCTTTCAACCAGCTCGCGAGTTCCTCCCCATGATAGATGGGGTCGGTTCCTCTTCCCAGCTCCTCTCCATcaatcctcaacatcttctctcCCTGCTAACATCCTCTACCTTTCTTCAGGTCTACAGATCTCTGCTGGAGAGAACCAAATCCACGGCCGGCGCCAAGGTGGAGAACAACAAGTTCTGCGTGTCTGTCCACTTCAGATGTGTGGATGAAAAGGTTAGATTTCGTGTCGGATTTGAGCACCTGCTTCCTAATTTATGCCAGAAACGGAAACCATGAGCTCACCTCATTCTGCATTGACACTCTGCAGAGCTGGGGTGCACTGATCGAGCAGGTGAGGTCTGTGTTGAAGGAGTACCCCAAACTTCGGCTCACACAAGGAAGAAAGGTGAGAATTCCGTCTGATTCCATTAGCCAACAACACTACTCGTTTTGTGGAGTATCACAATCCACTGTTCAGCTAAAACATGATGGTGACACTGTCTCTTTGGTGGCCGAGCCTTTAGGTTCTGGAGATTCGTCCAACTATTAAGTGGGACAAGGGGAAGGCGTTGGAGTTCCTATTGGAGTCACTCGGTAAGCTGAGAAAACAGCCCAAACATGCGTTACATCACATCGTTTTCACTAGTTTGGTTCGTCGATGCTATTCGGCGCAAAACCGTCAGTTTTTGTCGGCCGTCGGCCTGTGATGAGAGCCGCTCGTTCTAACAGTCTCTTCCGTGCACAGGATTTGCGGACTGCAAGGACGTAATGCCGGTCTACATCGGAGATGATCGCACCGATGAAGATGCCTTCAAGGTACATGAATCTGCACCTCTGCGTCGCTTGTCAGCCGGTGATATCGAGAGGAGGCTAATGGTGTGTGCTCATCTCAGGTTCTGCGAGACCGTGGGCAGGGCCTCGGCATCCTTGTTTCCAAGTTCCCCAAGGAAACGAATGCTACTTACTCGCTGCAGGAGCCGACCGAGGTAAGATGATGACGGTGACAAGATGGCAAGAGGTGATGTATCTCCCCGAGTCGAGTACGAGTGATGACATGATTCTTGGTGTGTTTGTGCAGGTGAAGGACTTCTTGGTGCGGCTGGTGGAGTGGAAGCGCCCGACGATGAAGGCTCTGTCGAAGGTGTAGATAGGATACGAGCTCCTGTTGCTGCGCCACCTCTGCGAAAGCTTGAGGGTCTCATGGCACTGAATGAAATGGGAGTTCATGTGATCCCCCCCGCCTTTGTTTCAGGAACAATAATGCACCTCTGAAGACGTAGAGGCACGACTTCTGTATTCCTCCTTTACTCCTTCCTTTCTCGGGCTTGAAAGGCTCTGCAACTCGAGCTTTCTTCCCTCTGCACAGGCAGCTGAAATCTGTAATTAGATCTGTGTACAACTGAGGAAGAAGAAATAGCATTTGTTTTCTTTTCCGCCATTACAGTGAATGCGGATGGCAAGTCCAAATGATCACAAAGAATTAACTCGAAGCATCTCTCTCATTTCCTGCAGTGGATATAGTGGCACGGTGATGCATGAGCAAACACATGCAGTGCGGCAGTACATAAATTGGCTTGAATTGTGATGTCTATTGTGCTCTACAGAATGATCTGACAGTGTCGCGTGAAAAAGTGCAATGAACTCGACACTGCTCCTGCCAGATTCTACAGTACATCCATGTCCAGTTCCTGTTGTTTCATGTGCCTATTAGTTCATTGATATGGACATACTCTTGGTAGCTGAATGGTCTTAAATTAAATCAGGTGTTAAGATTCTCCACTGGAGAGAAACAAAGATTTAAAGTGATGAATTCATGATAGGTAGAAAGGTGGAGACTAAACAAGTTCAGGTGGTCCTTCAATTTCTATGATTGAGAATTTAGCAGATACAAGGACATGGATCCCAATCATGGAAGATTAATTTCTCATAATTTATGGCTTGTTCCTTGAGACAATAGCATTGAAGCTTTATCATACAATTGCTCATGGTTGTAAAGGAACTAATGAATGCCAAGGGGACCATCATGTCAAAAGTTCAACCTTAATGGATGACACTCGCAGCACTAGAAAACATCCACCAGTAACATGATGAGTTGAGAAACTACCCTATCATCTCTGTGCAGTCCACATTCAAATCCACCAGCCACAGCATCCATCCCATGAGCCCATCAATGAGAaaccatgatgatgatgatgatgatggtagtAGTGCCATGTTTACCATCTTGTTCTTGTCCAACCAGTGGCTGGGTTGACCTTATCTGCTTCAGTTGATGCAGAAGCAAGTTTGGGAGGTGTGCATCTGTTGAGTAAAACATATTAACATGTGAGGACAAAGAGAATCTTATCTTAAAGAAGATCCAAGCTCCTCCGCATAGGAAGCTGTCACAGTTGCCTCTCATGCTTTGTTTACAGGGATATATGCTTTTGGTGGCAGATCATGAGACAGTTCCAGGTAGGGAAGCTTAAATTGTTGGTGACAACAAGAGAGCCAGCAGAGGTATTGGGAATAGAATTAGTCACGTCCATCAGATGGAAGCCAATGCAAGCGTGACACAATGACTCTGCACTAGTCTTCTCCATCGGACTAAAGTTGTCTTCTTTGCCTCCCACCTCCACGCAGACTCCTAAATAAGACTGGTCGTTGCTGAGTTCTTGAGGCTATCATGGAGATCTCCAGCTCAGTGTACCAGGAAAAAAGATCCTTGGAAGTAGAATATTGACTGCAACCATTATAGGGTGCAAGAGAAACCATTAATATAAGGAAAGCAAAGCTGCAAGAATTGTGTGCCTGATCAGATAAAAGACACAGCACATGACCTCGGTTGCTTAGCAGCCCCCACAAAATTGTAATTTCGAGGGAAAGAAGACGACCACCACCTGTGCTGCTCAACGCAAGATCACAACTCCACCATTGGCCACCTTGGATCGTGATCAGTGCCTCCTCAGACGAGGGAGTGGAATCCCATCATTGTTAATGGCCTCTGCTTGGTTTATGTGTTTGGATCAGGGGATTTCCAGAAAGAGAGGCACCAACTAAGGTGTAAAGGAAGTCGTGGTTGGGAGAGGAGTTGGATTCCACTTCAGCCCTCATGCCTTTGGGCACGACTGGTTTGGGAATGGGGGAGTCGGCAACATGCCGCGATGCCATTTCCACAGCCCTCCCCCCCTCTTTCCGGCGTGTAAAGAGGTCGCCCACTGCATGCAGCTCATCATTGGTGCCCAAACACAGATAAACAAAGCCCCCGGTTTGGCCCCATTATTGGTGTTACCAACAGTGCCTTCCATTGCAGCATCCGCCACCAATCATCAATACTCGAACACCTCGTCTACAGTAGAATTAAAACGATGCTGAGTTTGGAGAAGTCACGTTACTGTGGCACGAGGAAGAAATCTGACAAATCAGGCTGCTTCGAGGCAGGTTAGATACTGCGGAATAAGAACTTGCGAGCCCAACTCTGCATCGTTCAACCCACATGCAATGGATAAACCACGGTGGCAACCATATTATTGTAGCAGGGGATTTGCATGGACTTGATGTGGACATGAACTCTCGGTCTCTGCAATCGGCATGCAAATTGGTAACCTCGTGCAAGTCAATCCTTGCGGATTTCTTCTCTGAAACCTCAGCTTTTCTTTGGATTTGGTGTTGGCTTTTGAACAATAGAGAATCACAGAGATCTTTTCCTCTGTTTCCGCGAATAATTTCTTGTAAGCTCAGTATCACAGAAGGAATCAGTGACAATGGCACGCCAGCAGACCATTGTACATGGTGAAGTCATGAATCATACGCTTTGATATGTTTTGAGAGTTCCATTTGTTATGGAATTCGAGTCTAAATTTATCGAACTAATTGTGGTTGATGATTGTACTTTGAAAAGTCTACTCTATATGATAGATTTTGAAGCACATCAAACTATTGTAGCCATCTTTTCCTCTGTAAAAACCTTGCAACTTCAAGGCCAGTGACTGATGAATGAGCCGAGAATGGAAGCACAGGAGAATAAGTAATCATGGATTCTCTAGTAATGTAACCGGTAATCGGACTAATAATAGTTAAGCCaacaaaattagatatgatttCTTTCCTAAAGCTGGAGGAACTTTTAATTTTTCTAAGAGGAAAGATGGTGGAAATTTCACCATGGAGAACATCAAAAGAACCTAAAGGGGACATCAGAAGAGTTTAACCACAGATGTCACTTTCATAGATAAAATCTGAATCAATTCACTGCATCATGATCATAAAGCATAATGTGAGTGACTAGAATTGTGCTGTCTCCTAACATAGAATTCTTTGTGGGCCTGGAATTGATTCAGCATCACAAGCAGCTATCCAATGAAAGATTTCTGATACAAAAGAAGTTGGAAGTATCCAGTTGCTCAAGATTATGACAACAGAATATTTAGTCTCCATTTCATGATCATCAGATCTGCACCTTCAAGTTGGTCTAAACTATGTTGGTGTCGAAAACGATATAAATGTCAAGACTAATGTCCTTTTTTGGGTTATTATTACATCAAGAACACATTGCATAAAACCTCAGACTAGATTCATGGAAGTAGTGAGACCTTCCACAACCATAAGACTATTTTGCAGACAGTTCAGCAACATATGCTAAAAGCATTCTTCACTTTCAAGCATTCATCTTGAAACTAtgaaacaaaactttgattgacCTAACAGGGATGCAGAACATTTTTCTCTTCAAACATATTAGCACTTGTTAATGACTGCCTGCCGAGGTCTAAAATGTAATGTCTATAAAATCATCCAACCCAAATTCTCATATGGGATGGCCTTAATCACTCCAATTCTCTTTGGGGCCTCTATTGTCCATATCACCTTGGGAACATAGCCCACCAAGCCTTTGTCTCGGAGTATAGACAAGCTTAAAGTGGTTTCTAATTGATCCTTGGATTTGTAGCATCTCCATTGGCAAAGTGTCAAAATTTTTTATAGTAACACCATTGATAgtccaaataaaaataaaaaatccaaattggggtttaggcatacttgtatgataataataattatgtCCACTCTCTAGTGGTAACAAATGCAACATTTATCTAGTTTAAGACACTCAACATTTCTCTAGTTCATTCTTGTGGTCAGTCAAACAGCTAGAGCAAGGAATTGAGCTCGATAAAGGTGGACCTACCTACCTACCTTCTCACACCTCTGAGAGAAAGGCTTCAACTGTGGTAGCTTTCAGCTGCTTGCATGACTACTGAGACATGTCTTGTTCATGGGATCTCCTCCTGTGTGAAACATTGCCACAATGAATTCTGTACAAGTGTGGATGCTTTGCTGATAAGTTCCTGTTTTAATCTTGACAGAACTGTATCAAACTTGACCTACTCTCCACTTTCCTGTTCAACTTTAGAGACCTCTTCTTGCTGATAGCTTCATTCTGCATGATATCTCTCTCACAGATCTCTACTGACCCACTTCAGACCAGATAAAACTTTTGTATAATGATCTCAGTACAAATCCTATTTGATGAGTTTATAGCATCACAAGCTCTGAATACCAAAGCAAACTCAACAGAGAGAACAGATAGCACCTCCAGAGCTTTACATCCCCTTAGCACTTGGAAAGCAGGCATTGAGAAGGTTCCCCAACAAAGCTGATTGCAATCAACCACAGGAACACTGGTGATGAGGGCCACTCTCATCCATGCCCTCAAGTGCATTGCCTCTTTCATGATTGCATCTCTTCTTTAGCCACCCACCCTTTACACACAATAATACCAAATTATCTTCACCCAACCTTTATCATTAAGCAACATTTGCTTAAACAAAACCTCTGAAGGAGAGAAGCAAAATAGTTGACAGCAAGCAGCATAATGAAACTGTTGTCCTTGTtttgaaggagaataggagataacCATTTGTGCTCAGGCATATCCCTCGGTTAGGACCACTCCCTTTTCTCTAGGCTTCCCAGTTATGATGTATGTGCTGCAACATGATACTGCAACAAAATACAAACCAGTTCAGCTGATGCTCAAGAACATGTATGAATTTTAAAGTGCTTcaacctctttggaagataaacaAAAGCCTCGAGTCCTTTTCTTTTGTTGATTGAGTTCAATTATTAAGTCATCAACTGATCTAGTAGGTGTTTTAGCTTGGCCTCCTCACTCTTGTTTGTTAGGATAAACAATGAATTGCCACACTGTAGTGATAGAATGGTTGTGTGCAACTATGAAGAGAATAATTCCAGTATTGACTGATAAATACTCTTCTTTAGTGGTTGTGAAGTTGCAAATGATTCTTGATGTAGGAATTGTTCATCTTGTATTCTAGGTTTCAGGACGAATAATCATCCTTCGATTGTTAATACGAGATGTAAGGATTGTAATTAAATTTAGAGAGATAATTAGTTCAAAAGATCTGTAATTTGTCTTTTTTTTATAGTATTCACTTGGTAGATTATTGGAGAGAAAAAGGCAAGATTCTTAGAAAGTGGCTATTATAATGACTCACAATTAGTTACTCCCCACTCCAACCAACCAAGCCACCagcccaatttacttgaaccacaaGGTTGCTTGTTCTAGTCATAGTTAAGAAAAGAACACTCTTCAGCTGAATGAGAGACCAATTGCATGCAGATGAATGTgagaaaagaaacaaagaaaaccaTGAAGCTTACCTTTGATCTTAAAGATCCTGCATACATCATTAGTTGGTAGGTAGGTAGGGTTTTAAATTGGATGATGAATCGAGTGTTATGGCCAACTACATGTATTAAACATGGGATCCAAAAAGCTACTGCCCCCTACTCCCACAAAAGGAGGTGAGCCCTCACCCCGTGATGGCCAGCCAAAAGCAAAATGAAGAGAGAAAGTAATAAAGGTGTAGAGAGACTAAAATAAGAACCAAAGGAACAGAGCAAAGCTGGCACACCCCTCCCTTTTAATCCACCCTTCACCTCCTCTAACATGCCGTAGCAAACTACAGAGCTAGGAGATGGAAAGAaactagagaaagagagagagagagagggagagagagttaCAGAGTTAGAGAGAGATGAAGCGAAGAGTGGGAGGAAGTGGAGGAGCTCCGACAGACCTTCTTGTCTGCTTTCCGTCCCGAGCACACCTGACATTGATGCCGAAGCCGATATGCAGTCCCTCTCGGACAGCCGAAGCCGGAAAGCGCCACCAGGCGAGGTCTGGAACTCGTGGCCAGGTGAGTCCCCTCTTCAGGACCAAAAGCAAGAGCATGAGCTCGGAGATCGCGGAGCCGACGTCCCCCAAGGTTACATGCGCTGGCCAGATCAAGGTGAGGCCCAAGTCCAGGACAAGGCCGCCTCCGAGTGGTGGCGGCGACAAGAATTGGCTCTCTGTGGTGGAGCAGATCGAGAGGCTGCACAAGCAACGGAAGAGGGCTCATTGGCTAGACACGGGTAGCCTCAAGAAGGACATCATGCATGTCATCGGCATCCTCCGAGGCCTCCGCTTCAACATGCGGTGCTTCGGCGCATTCCAAGGCCCGGCGGATTGCATAACCGATGAGGAAGACGGCGAGGGATGCGaagaagagcaggaggaggaggaagcagagACCAGCACTGCGTCTAGAACAATGTTCTCAAAGTGGTTCATGCTGGTGGAAGAGAACCAAGGTACAGGATGTAAGAAAGAAGGCAAGGAAGAAGtacaagaagaagaggatgaggatgaggaagaagaagaagaggaggaggaggaggaggaggaggaggcagagaGAGATGAATGCAAAGCACCACCTCCAAATGCGCTCCTGCTGATGAGATGCCGATCGGCACCGGCAAAAGGGTGGCTCAAGCGAAGTGgagaagaagaaacagaagatgaagcaggagagGAGGTGACTGCACAGATGAccaaagaggaggagaaggacaaGGAAAGGTTGGTTCTAATGAGCTACGCTCCCGACTTCTTCAAGATCTCGACGGACATCGCAAAGGAGACTTGGGTCGTCGGAAGCATGGATCCACTGGCGAGGAGCCGCAGCTGGAGAAGATGACAGAGGCGGAAGGTGGTGGTGATGAGTTGATTCACTTTATGCATGTGGAGACTGGTAATCTCCATGCTTCTTTCCAGTCTTCTTACTATGaaacatatctatatatacactTGTGCATGTGTGCTACAATTCGGTGTGGTTCTTCTTGTTCTCATCTCCTTTGCTTGGGTAAAATCCAAGGTATATAGAGGTGGTTTGATTTGGAATTCTCTCAATCCCCATGTACAGTATCTTTTATAGTTACTGTCCTACTTTGGGTTCAAGATTCTTGCAGCAACTAAAGATTGAGCTCAGTGACAGTAAAAGTTACCATGAATCGTCTACTTATGTTTTGTGCTTAAGGAAGACTCATAAAGTTGTGGTGGGGACAGTGATGCGAACCTTGTCGGATTTCTTCTTTTCCGAGATGGAACGCAGCTGTATCCAATGGAGTAGCAGAAGTGGTGGAGTGCCATGTCTTCTCCTCCATGTTCTGGCTCAAACTTTTCCTGCAAAAAAGCCTAGTTGGGAAGGTTTTGAGCTATTCATCTGAAAGAGGATTTTAATCACACGttttactctatgagttactcacCGTAGAACAGAGCTAGTATTTATACAAGGAAAAATAATGTGAAAACATGATTCTCAAGTGCACAAGAATCGAATGAGATTTCAATACCTCAAAAAGAGAAACTTTATGCCTGAGAGAACGGATCTTTAATCAAAACAGGAGAAGAGCTATGAAGACCTCGTCAGAACAGCGGCACTACCAAGGCATGTAGTTGAGGAAACTCCACTGTGCTTGCTGGAGACCACGAAGAATTCTTA comes from the Musa acuminata AAA Group cultivar baxijiao chromosome BXJ1-10, Cavendish_Baxijiao_AAA, whole genome shotgun sequence genome and includes:
- the LOC135596154 gene encoding probable trehalose-phosphate phosphatase 6, with the translated sequence MRGARAPGILLVPPHPINPPLPPSRHFHRSESHNGTHKNPIFRRGGRQRSDLSSFPLPPSPFLPSIRYLALGNRPSRSRSESVPGAAMTKQNVVPAEAVAAITAAAAVASSSPLYPYPPPRSFQKKYLSQLDFAGGRIGTWVESMKASSPTHTKAVGAIGVPVDEQSAAWIMRHPSALTKFEQIMSASKGKQIVMFLDYDGTLSPIVEDPDSAFMTDAMRAAVRNVARYFPTAIVTGRCLEKVIDFVGLTELYYAGSHGMDIKGPAKPRHTKAKAKSVLFQPAREFLPMIDGVYRSLLERTKSTAGAKVENNKFCVSVHFRCVDEKSWGALIEQVRSVLKEYPKLRLTQGRKVLEIRPTIKWDKGKALEFLLESLGFADCKDVMPVYIGDDRTDEDAFKVLRDRGQGLGILVSKFPKETNATYSLQEPTEVKDFLVRLVEWKRPTMKALSKV
- the LOC135596155 gene encoding uncharacterized protein LOC135596155, which produces MKRRVGGSGGAPTDLLVCFPSRAHLTLMPKPICSPSRTAEAGKRHQARSGTRGQVSPLFRTKSKSMSSEIAEPTSPKVTCAGQIKVRPKSRTRPPPSGGGDKNWLSVVEQIERLHKQRKRAHWLDTGSLKKDIMHVIGILRGLRFNMRCFGAFQGPADCITDEEDGEGCEEEQEEEEAETSTASRTMFSKWFMLVEENQGTGCKKEGKEEVQEEEDEDEEEEEEEEEEEEEEAERDECKAPPPNALLLMRCRSAPAKGWLKRSGEEETEDEAGEEVTAQMTKEEEKDKERLVLMSYAPDFFKISTDIAKETWVVGSMDPLARSRSWRR